A genomic region of Magnolia sinica isolate HGM2019 chromosome 6, MsV1, whole genome shotgun sequence contains the following coding sequences:
- the LOC131248722 gene encoding ubiquitin-conjugating enzyme E2 variant 1D, which translates to MTIGSGGSSVVVPRNFRLLEELERGEKGIGDGTVSYGMDDGDDIYMRSWTGTIIGPHNSVHEGRIFQLKLFCDKDYPEKPPSVRFHSRINMTCVNHETGVVEPKKFSMLANWQREYTMEDILTQLKKEMAAPHNRKLVQPPEGTFF; encoded by the exons TTCCTCGGAACTTCAGATTGCTAGAAGAGCTCGAGCGTGGAGAAAAGGGCATTGGAGATGGCACTGTTAGCTATGGGATGGATGACGGTGATGATATCTACATGCGTTCCTGGACAGGCACAATAATTGGGCCGCACAAT TCTGTGCATGAAGGCCGCATATTTCAGCTGAAATTATTCTGTGACAAGGATTATCCTGAGAAACCTCCTAGTGTTAGGTTCCACTCACGAATTAACATGACGTGCGTTAATCACGAGACTGGAGTG GTAGAACCGAAGAAATTCAGCATGCTGGCAAACTGGCAGCGAGAATACACAATGGAAGATATCTTGACACAGCTGAAGAAGGAAATGGCAGCACCCCACAACCGGAAATTGGTTCAGCCCCCAGAAGGTACTTTCTTCTAG